The Bicyclus anynana chromosome 3, ilBicAnyn1.1, whole genome shotgun sequence genome has a window encoding:
- the LOC112044099 gene encoding enhancer of yellow 2 transcription factor: MTVNNTIAHQRLILSGDRERFKELLRRRLIECGWRDQIRMVCREIVKEHDSNSITLDMLVARVTPRARALVPDPVKKELLQKIKTHLLTQKNL; encoded by the exons ATGACTGTAAATAATACTATTGCTCATCAGCGTTTGATCCTCAGTGGAGATCGCGAaag GTTCAAGGAACTTCTCAGGAGGAGACTAATTGAATGTGGATGGAGGGACCAAATCAGGATGGTGTGTCGTGAAATTGTAAAGGAGCATGATTCAAACTCTATTACTCTTGATATGTTGGTGGCGAGAGTAACTCCTCGAGCTAGAGCTTTAGTCCCAGATCCAGTCAAGAAAGAATTGCTACAGAAAATTAAAACTCACCTTTTAACCCAGAAAAACTTGTAA
- the LOC112044109 gene encoding peptidyl-prolyl cis-trans isomerase, rhodopsin-specific isozyme-like: MNFFLFLVIFSQFVLNLSARQFRVTDQVYLDVHRQDKPLGRIIIGLFGDLAPKAVKNFKVLATKGVKGKSYKGTRFSRVIKRFMIQGGDVVADDGSGSISIYGETFADENLDTHHSGAGFVSMANKGKDTNGCQFIITTKGTPWLDGLHTVIGKVVEGQKFVHMVEQTPTDSEDRPLEHVFIFRSGLLPTEPYYISDELYDLWGWIKASAVPLTMSFSVLGFFQWMISKMKIQENY, translated from the exons atgaatttctttttgttcttaGTAATATTTTCGCAGTTTGTGTTAAACCTTTCC gcGCGTCAGTTTAGGGTCACGGATCAAGTTTACTTGGATGTTCATAGACAAGACAAGCCTTTGGGGCGAATCATTATTGGGCTTTTCGGAGATTTGGCACCAAAAGCtgtaaaaaatttcaaagtgttagccaCAAAAGGAGTGAAGGGAAAGTCGTACAAAGGGACTAGGTTCAGTCGCGTTATCAAACGGTTTATGATACAAG GTGGAGATGTCGTCGCAGATGATGGCTCAGGCTCGATCAGTATTTATGGGGAAACGTTCGCTGATGAAAACTTAGATACACATCACAGTGGTGCTGGTTTTGTATCTATGGCAAACAAAG GGAAGGATACGAATGGTTGTCAATTTATAATAACAACCAAGGGGACTCCGTGGTTGGATGGTCTACACACTGTTATAGGAAAG GTAGTTGAAGGCCAAAAGTTTGTTCATATGGTGGAGCAAACCCCAACAGACTCAGAAGACCGTCCATTAGAACACGTCTTCATCTTCAGAAGTGGCCTGCTTCCGACTGAGCCCTATTATATTTCTGACGAACTATACGA TTTATGGGGTTGGATCAAGGCTTCAGCAGTACCACTCACGATGTCTTTCTCTGTGCTGGGGTTCTTTCAGTGGATGATtagtaagatgaaaattcaaGAAAACTATTGA